Genomic DNA from Haloplanus aerogenes:
CACGATGGAGACGTACCGCACGCGCGCAGGGCTGGGCTCCGACAGCGGGCCGTACTACCCCAAGCGTCCGGACCGCATCTTCAAGCGGGCCGTCCGCGGGATGGTCCCGTACAAGAAGCCGCGCGGGCGCGAGGCGTTCGAGAACGTCCGCGTCTACGTCGGCAACCCCTTCGACGAGGACGGCGAGGTTCTGGACGGCACGTCGCTGGATCGTCTCTCGAACATCAAATTCGTCTCCCTCGGAGACGTCTCCGAACAACTGGGTGCCAACGTTACATGGTAACGAACACGAGCGGCAAGAAGAAGACGGCCGTCGCCCGCGCCACGGTGCGTGACGGCGAGGGTCGCGTGCGAATCAACTCCCGACCTGTCGAACTGGTCGATCCGGAGCTGTCCCGCCTGAAGATGCTGGAGCCGTT
This window encodes:
- a CDS encoding 50S ribosomal protein L13; translated protein: MSLAEFDADVVVDARDCIMGRVASEVAQRALAGDTVAVINAEDAVITGNEEDTMETYRTRAGLGSDSGPYYPKRPDRIFKRAVRGMVPYKKPRGREAFENVRVYVGNPFDEDGEVLDGTSLDRLSNIKFVSLGDVSEQLGANVTW